The stretch of DNA TCTACGTCCTGTGTAAATATTCCTGATGTTCTTGTGGCTGATAAAGTAGCATCTATAAGTGCTCTTTTTTTAGCCATTTTAAGAATAGTATTGACAATAGTATAAGAATTTTGTCTTGCAAATTTCGTTTCTTTGCTATTACATGAACCAAGTCCTTCAGAGATTATTTCTCCAGTTCTTTTACTTCTTAAAGAACATTTGCAAAGATAGTAAAAGAAACCTTCCTTCCAGTTTTCTACTTTTTCAATTATGTCTACATTGATTGTAAAACCATATAAATTGCATAGTTTTTCCGCACCTGGCTTAAATAGACTGGGTTTTGGGCTACCAGGGATTTTTCCGTAATCTTCGCCTTCCTTCATTTGACTCTTAATAAAGTTCTGAATAAGTTTAAATTGTTCGATTTCCTTTTCTATTATTTTTTCAGAAATTACTTCCTTATCATCATATATTACGACTCCTTTGTTTATATCATTCATAATAACACCTCCACTTCTTATATATTGTACAAAAACTAATATTTATATGTAAGGTTTAATTTTAATTAGCAAAATTAAAATAGGTGAATAAAATATATACAAAAGAATAGAGGGGTAAGGTGTGAGATATGCTAATTGATAAGGATGAACTTATAGTATTTCTTTTACAGAATTATTACAAATTATACCTTGAACACGAAAAATTTGGGGATAATGAACTGGAGAAATATTATTTAAAAGGGATGCTTGACATAATTGAAGAAGTCAATAAATTTGGAAGAAACGAATAAAAAAAGAGACATAAGAAGCTTCTTATGTCTCTATGGTGCCGAAGGCGGGGGTCGAACCCGCACGGGTTATTAGCCCACCGGATTTTGAGTCCGGCGCGTCTGCCAATTCCACCACTTCGGCAAGGACAATAATATATTAACATGGTAATTATTATTTGTCAATATTATTTTTCTTATCTTTTATTCTATTTGGCTTTGGCTTTGGCCTCCCGATTATTTTTTTATTTTTGTTTGTCTTTTCAATATTCAAAAAATCAACAAAAGCAAGGGTTGTTAATGAGACTAATAACATCTGAGTATATTGAACAACAGGCGCCTTATATAGATTACCCAAAAATGGAGGCAAAATTAATAATACAATTAATAAAATAATTAAATGGCTTTTTTTAATGTTCGTTTTTAAAAGAAATGGACGTAAATAATTAAAAATAATTACTGACACAATCACAATCGCAGTTATAATGCCTAACTGATACCAAAACAATTCAATTCCCCCTCTCTTTTATTAAGTTATATTATATCAAAAAAACATATCTTTTCAAATATTACAATTCTGTTTTAATTGTCTTGCTCTTGTGCTACAATATTCTTTAGTAGGAAATATTATAAAAATATTAGCAAAATATGTCGAATTGGAGTGAGAATATGCTAAGATTTTTAGATGCTGGTGAATCGCATGGAAAGATGCTGGTTGCAATCCTTGAAGGATTTCCGTCTAATGTTCCAATAGATATTGAGAATATTAACAAACAATTGCAGAGACGACAAATTGGTTTTGGAAGAGGAACAAGGATGAAAATAGAATCTGATAGGATAGAAATAATTTCAGGTGTCAGAGGCGGTAAAACAACAGGTGCTCCAATTTGTATTTCAATAAAAAATAAAGACTATGAAAATTGGGCAGAAGTAATGGATTTTCAAAAGGAGTATAACGAAAAAATCACAATACCAAGGCCTGGTCATGCAGATTTGAATGGATTTCTAAAGTATAATCTTGACGATATCAGAAATGTAATAGAAAGGGCAAGTGCAAGAGAGACAGCAATAAGAGTTGCAATTGGTGCAATTTGTATGGAACTTTTAAAATTTTTTGACGTCAAATTTATTAGCAGGGTAGTTATGATTGGAAACATTGAAGATTTTTCATATATTGACAGTTACAATGAAGATTTGATTAATAAAATAGAATCATCTCCTATAAGATGTTTACATAAAGATATAGAGAAGAAAATGATAAAAGAAATTCAAATTGCAAAAGAAATTGGAGAAACAATAGGTGGAGCTATTGAAGTTATTGCCTTTGGTGTTCCTGTAGGTCTTGGAAGTTATTCGTTTTACGATAGAAGAATGGATTATTTAATTTCCGGAGCTATGATGTCAATTCAGGGAGTAAAGGCTGTTGAAATTGGAAATGGGATTAAATCATCTAAATTATATGGTAGTGAGTTTAACGATAAAATTATTTTTGAAGATGGAAGGTTTAGCAGAAAAACTAATAATTTAGGTGGAATAGAAGGCGGAATTACAAATGGAATGCCGATAAAAGTTAGACTTTTTATGAAGCCAATTCCAACTACAAGAAGAGAGTTTGAAACTTTTGATGTCCATGGAAATGTAGTTAAAAGCAGATATGAACGTTCAGATGTTTGTGCAGTTCCTGCTTTAGCCGTAATTGCAGAAAATGTATTGGCTTATGAAGTTGCAAAAGAAATGATAAATAAATTTGCAGGTGACAGTTTAGAAGATTTATTGATTTCATTTGAACATTACATTAATAGGGTTAATAGGGGAGAAGATTATGGAAGAGACAATTTTAGTCCAGCAATGCAAGGACAATGATATAGATGCCTTCGAATCTCTTATAAAAAAATTCGAAGGTAAGATTTATAATATTGCCTATTATATGCTAAAAAATGAACACGATGCATTTGATGTTACCCAAGAGGTGGCGATTAAGATTTATAAATCTATTTCTGCATTTAAAGGAGATAGTAAGTTATCTACTTGGATATATAGAATCACTTATAATGCATGTCTTGATTATATTAAAAAGAGAAAGGACGATTTGTCGCTAGATGAATATATTGCTGCAGGGGATGAGAAATTTGAAAAAGCCGAAAATGTTATTGAAAATAAGGAATTAAAAGAAATCATAAAAAAATGCATATTAAAATTAAGCGAAGACTTTAGAACGATAATAGTATTAAGAGATATTCATGGATTTTCTTATCAAGAAATTTCAGATATATTAGGCATCGAAGTAGGTACTGTTAAGTCTAGACTTAACAGAGCTAGAGAAGCATTAAAAAGGGAATTAATCAAAAATGGAATTCGAAGGGGGAATTAATGTGAAGGAGTCTAAATATATTAACACCTTATTTTCTGAACAGGAAGAAATTGAAGCAGGATTATTGAAAGATCTGACTTTGGAACCGCCTTACAATTTGCATGAAGCAGTTATGAGAAATATTAAAACTAAAGAAAATAAACTTATAAGAAGATTTAACTTTAAGAAATATTTATCCGTTGCAGCTGCGATAGTTATCTTTGTAGCTGGAGCTGGTAGAATGGTTTATGTGGGACTTGAAAAAGAAAAAGAAGTTAACATAGTTGCTCAGCAAGAAGTTAATAAGGAAATAAATACAGCTAAGGACAACAATGATTTAGCTGTAGCGCTTGATAATTCTAATACAAAAATACAAAACAATACTAATAATACGACTCAGACTAAAAAAGAAACAACAAAAGCTACAAAAAATACTGTAAAGCAAAATACAGAAAAGCCTAAGAAGTCAATAGAAAAAAGCGATGTTGATAGCAATACCACAAAAGTTGCTGTAGCTCAAAACAATAATATAAGTTCTACAGCTGAGCATAATAATAATGTTTTAAACACCTTGAGTCAGGGAAATATCACTTATAGCTATGAACTTTATTATTCTGAGAGAGATATTAATTTACTTGATTATTTAAAAAGTAACAGTCAGGTAATTTCAAGTGAATTGTATTCATTTACTCCAGAAAAATTTGAGGAATTTAAACAATACGTTGATAATAATAAACTTGAGTTAAAATCATTACAAATATCACAACAGGATAGTCAGCAAAATGAAATTGTTATTAGATTAATCAAGAAGTAGCTAATGCTACTTCTTTTTATTTGTATATGCATCTTTTTTAATTTTGTATTTAGTGTTATATTATTGATTAGTAATAATATTTTTGCATTATGAGGAGTGATACAGATGACAAAAAAGCTAATTATAATAGATTCTAATAGTTTATTAAACAGAGCATTTTATGCTTTACCTCCAATGAATACTTCATATGGGCTTCCAACCAATGCGGTCTATGGATTCACTGTAATGCTTTTAAAAATATTTGAAGAAACAAAGCCCGACTATATTATAGCAGCATTTGACAAAAGCAAACTGAATTTTAGACATGAAAAATATTCAGAATATAAGGCTGGGCGCCAAAAAATGCCTGACGAATTGTATTCTCAACTTGAACCTGTTAAGGAGATTTTAAGAGCATTTAATATAGGCATTATTGAGTTGGACGGATATGAAGCCGATGATATTATTGGCACAGTAGCAAAAAATTATTCAAGTAAGGAACTTGAAATAATTATTTTTACTGGAGATAAAGACAGTCTTCAACTTGTGGGAGAAAATATAGATGTGTATATTACTAAAAAAGGCATAAGTGAAATTGAGAAATTCGACATCTCATATTTTAGAGAAAAGTATCCCTTTGAACCTGAAGGAATAATTGAAATGAAAGCTTTAATGGGTGATGCTTCTGATAATATACCTGGTGTTCCAGGAATCGGAGAGAAAACTGCTTTAAAATTGCTTGGGGAATTTAAAAACGTGGACAATATTTATAGCAATATTGATAAGATAAGTTCAAAGAAAGTAAAAGAAACACTAATTAGCAATAGAGAACTTGCATACTTGAGCAAGGAACTGGCTACAATTAATGTAAACGCCCCTATAGAAATTGATTTTGAAAAAATTAAGCTTATGGAATACGATTCCGATAAAGTTAGGGAATTGTTGGTAAAATATGAATGTTATAGTTTGATAGATAAATTAACTAAAATTAAAATAGATAAAAAGCAAGAAAAGTATATTAGTATAGAAATATTTGAAGAATACAATATAGATTACATAAAGCAAGAAATCAAAACAAATAATAAGTTTGCCTTTTTTGTTATTGAAGAAAACAATATTTTTAAAGGCTTATTAATAAACGGTAATATACTGCTAAAAAAAGAAGATGTATACAAATTTAAGGATATATTTGAGGATGAAAAAATAGAAAAAAATACTTATAGTTCAAAGGCTTTGTTTAACTTTTTAAAACAAAATGGATTAGAGCTGAAGGGTTTGAATTTTGATGCAGAAGTTGCAGCCTATATTTTAAATCCATCGGAGAGCAAATATGAAGTAAAGAATCTACTTAGCAAGTATGTTTCTTTAAACGTAGCTGACAATGATAAAATATCCATAGCAGCTTTATTTTTGCAAAATATAGATAAAATTAAAAATCAAATGATTGATGAAATTGAAAAATTAAATATGAAGGACTTGTATTATAACGTAGAACTTAAATTGATAGAAGTTCTTTCTGAAATGGAAACAAATGGATTTAAAATTCAATATGCTACATTACAAGAATTAGGTCAGGAATTAAATATTGAAATTGAAAGATTGACAAATGAAATATATGAGCTAGCAGGTGAAGAATTTAACATAAATTCTCCAAAACAGCTTGGGGTCATTTTGTTTGAAAAATTAAATCTACCAGTTGTTAAAAAAACAAAAACAGGTTACTCAACTGATGCTGAAGTTCTTGAAGAATTGAGTTCGAGACATGAAATAGTAGAAAAAATATTACATTATAGGCAGCTTATTAAACTAAAGACCACATATATTGAAGGATTAATAACAGCTATTTGTGAGGATGGGAAAATACATACTCGATTTAACCAAACTGTTACTGCAACCGGAAGAATCTCAAGCACTGAGCCTAATCTGCAAAACATACCTATAAAATTAGATATGGGAAGAAGAATAAGGAAAGCATTTGTCCCTTCGTCCGGGGATAATTTGATTTTATCTGCTGATTATTCACAAATAGAGTTAAGGGTATTAGCACACCTTTCAAAGGATGAAAATTTTATAGATGCCTTTATTAAAGGACAAGATGTCCACACAAGAACTGCCTCAGAAGTGTTTGGCGTATCAATCGAAAAAGTAACACCACTTTTAAGAAGTAGAGCAAAGGCAGTTAATTTTGGTATAGTTTATGGACTTAGCGACTATGGACTATCTAAAGATTTAAAAATATCAAGGAAAGAAGCGAAAACTTATATTGAAAATTATTTCGCAAGATACAGTGGAGTGAAAAAGTATCTCGATGATACTATAAAAAATGCAGCTAAAAATGGATATGTTACTACTATTTTAAATAGGATTAGATATATTCCAGAGATAAAATCGACAAACAAAACTTTAAGGGCTTTAGGGGAAAGGCTTGCAATGAATTCTCCTGTTCAGGGTTCTGCAGCTGATATAATTAAAATTGCTATGATTGAAGTATATAAAAATTTAAAGCTAAATGATTTAAAATCAAAATTAATTTTACAAGTTCATGATGAATTGATTTTAGAGGTTCCGAAAAATGAGATAGATTTAGTAGCAAATATTGTTAAAGAATCAATGGAGAATGCAGTTAAATTAATCGTTCCTTTAGCTGTTGATGTGCACATTGGTAAGACTTGGTATGATGCGAAGTAGGTGATTTAATGAAAATCGTTGGATTAACTGGTGGAATAGCTTCAGGAAAATCAACTGTTTCAGAATTTTTAAAACAAAGAGGATTCCCAGTATTAGATGCAGATAAAATTGCAAGGGAAATAGTTCAAAGTGGGAGCGATGTTTTAAAAATTCTAGTTAGGGAATTTGGTGATGAAATATTGTTGGAAAGTGGCGAACTGAATAGAAGCAAGCTAAGGAATATTGTTTTTAATGATAAGAATAAATTAAACAGGCTAAATGAAATTACTCATCCAGAAATAAGGAAGAGATTAAATGAACAAATAATAGAATATAAAAAATATGGTTTTAAACTAATTATAGTTGATGCTGCGCTACTTATTGAAGCAAAGTTTTATGAATTGGTTGATATAATTATTTTAGTTTACGTAGATTTAAATACACAAATAGAAAGATTAATTAAAAGAGATAATATATCAAAAGATGATGCGTTTAAAATAATAAATTCCCAGATGAAGCTTGAAGAAAAAATAAAATATGCAGATTATATAATTGATAATACAAAAGATTTTGAATATACCAAGATGCAGGTAAATAAAATTATTAATAGCATAAAATCTTCGGAGGAGTGTAATGAATAAAAAAACATTGTTAACTTTCTTTATAAGCATCATAATACTAGTAAATATTAAAACAATCTTTAAATTTTGTTATCCGATTAAATACGATGTATATGTTATAAAATATGCTTCAAGATATGATATGGACCCCTTGTTGATTTTTTCGATAATAAAAGCTGAAAGCAATTTTAATCCTAATGCTATTTCAAGCAAAGGAGCAATGGGACTAATGCAGATAACACCACAAACAGGTGAATATATATCATATCTTTTAAAGACTTCAAAATTTTCTAATGAGGAGCTTTTGAATCCAGAAACTAATATAAAATTTGGAATTTATTATTTAAGCAAACTTAACAAAGAC from Caloramator mitchellensis encodes:
- the aroC gene encoding chorismate synthase, which encodes MLRFLDAGESHGKMLVAILEGFPSNVPIDIENINKQLQRRQIGFGRGTRMKIESDRIEIISGVRGGKTTGAPICISIKNKDYENWAEVMDFQKEYNEKITIPRPGHADLNGFLKYNLDDIRNVIERASARETAIRVAIGAICMELLKFFDVKFISRVVMIGNIEDFSYIDSYNEDLINKIESSPIRCLHKDIEKKMIKEIQIAKEIGETIGGAIEVIAFGVPVGLGSYSFYDRRMDYLISGAMMSIQGVKAVEIGNGIKSSKLYGSEFNDKIIFEDGRFSRKTNNLGGIEGGITNGMPIKVRLFMKPIPTTRREFETFDVHGNVVKSRYERSDVCAVPALAVIAENVLAYEVAKEMINKFAGDSLEDLLISFEHYINRVNRGEDYGRDNFSPAMQGQ
- a CDS encoding RNA polymerase sigma factor; the protein is MEETILVQQCKDNDIDAFESLIKKFEGKIYNIAYYMLKNEHDAFDVTQEVAIKIYKSISAFKGDSKLSTWIYRITYNACLDYIKKRKDDLSLDEYIAAGDEKFEKAENVIENKELKEIIKKCILKLSEDFRTIIVLRDIHGFSYQEISDILGIEVGTVKSRLNRAREALKRELIKNGIRRGN
- the polA gene encoding DNA polymerase I, with product MTKKLIIIDSNSLLNRAFYALPPMNTSYGLPTNAVYGFTVMLLKIFEETKPDYIIAAFDKSKLNFRHEKYSEYKAGRQKMPDELYSQLEPVKEILRAFNIGIIELDGYEADDIIGTVAKNYSSKELEIIIFTGDKDSLQLVGENIDVYITKKGISEIEKFDISYFREKYPFEPEGIIEMKALMGDASDNIPGVPGIGEKTALKLLGEFKNVDNIYSNIDKISSKKVKETLISNRELAYLSKELATINVNAPIEIDFEKIKLMEYDSDKVRELLVKYECYSLIDKLTKIKIDKKQEKYISIEIFEEYNIDYIKQEIKTNNKFAFFVIEENNIFKGLLINGNILLKKEDVYKFKDIFEDEKIEKNTYSSKALFNFLKQNGLELKGLNFDAEVAAYILNPSESKYEVKNLLSKYVSLNVADNDKISIAALFLQNIDKIKNQMIDEIEKLNMKDLYYNVELKLIEVLSEMETNGFKIQYATLQELGQELNIEIERLTNEIYELAGEEFNINSPKQLGVILFEKLNLPVVKKTKTGYSTDAEVLEELSSRHEIVEKILHYRQLIKLKTTYIEGLITAICEDGKIHTRFNQTVTATGRISSTEPNLQNIPIKLDMGRRIRKAFVPSSGDNLILSADYSQIELRVLAHLSKDENFIDAFIKGQDVHTRTASEVFGVSIEKVTPLLRSRAKAVNFGIVYGLSDYGLSKDLKISRKEAKTYIENYFARYSGVKKYLDDTIKNAAKNGYVTTILNRIRYIPEIKSTNKTLRALGERLAMNSPVQGSAADIIKIAMIEVYKNLKLNDLKSKLILQVHDELILEVPKNEIDLVANIVKESMENAVKLIVPLAVDVHIGKTWYDAK
- the coaE gene encoding dephospho-CoA kinase (Dephospho-CoA kinase (CoaE) performs the final step in coenzyme A biosynthesis.), which translates into the protein MKIVGLTGGIASGKSTVSEFLKQRGFPVLDADKIAREIVQSGSDVLKILVREFGDEILLESGELNRSKLRNIVFNDKNKLNRLNEITHPEIRKRLNEQIIEYKKYGFKLIIVDAALLIEAKFYELVDIIILVYVDLNTQIERLIKRDNISKDDAFKIINSQMKLEEKIKYADYIIDNTKDFEYTKMQVNKIINSIKSSEECNE
- a CDS encoding lytic transglycosylase domain-containing protein; this translates as MNKKTLLTFFISIIILVNIKTIFKFCYPIKYDVYVIKYASRYDMDPLLIFSIIKAESNFNPNAISSKGAMGLMQITPQTGEYISYLLKTSKFSNEELLNPETNIKFGIYYLSKLNKDFGGNLDTTLAAYNAGEGNVRKWLKEKQYILKSEELPFLETRIYIRKVKSYYTKYKWLYGQSY